One stretch of Corallococcus soli DNA includes these proteins:
- a CDS encoding DUF4870 domain-containing protein produces the protein MDPQQREDQQFGSFITGSPTASTDEKTMGMLAHLGSIAGIVVGAGFLGWAVPLFLMLTKGKESSFVRAHAVESLNFQITTFIAMTVSAVLMCVGIGFLLAPIVAIGSIVFTIIAGLKANDGELYRYPVNLRLVK, from the coding sequence ATGGACCCACAGCAGCGCGAAGATCAGCAGTTCGGCTCGTTCATCACCGGCTCCCCCACGGCGAGCACGGATGAGAAGACGATGGGGATGTTGGCGCACCTGGGCTCCATCGCCGGCATCGTGGTGGGCGCGGGCTTCCTGGGCTGGGCGGTGCCGCTGTTCCTGATGCTGACGAAGGGCAAGGAGTCCTCCTTCGTCCGCGCGCACGCGGTGGAGTCGCTCAACTTCCAGATCACCACCTTCATCGCGATGACGGTGTCCGCCGTCCTGATGTGCGTGGGCATCGGCTTCCTGCTGGCGCCCATCGTGGCGATCGGCTCCATCGTGTTCACCATCATCGCGGGCCTGAAGGCCAACGACGGGGAGCTCTACCGCTACCCCGTCAACCTGCGACTGGTGAAGTAG
- the moaA gene encoding GTP 3',8-cyclase MoaA, with translation MIAPLPAANPLAPPLLDAQGRCMTYLRLSITDRCNFRCTYCSPASWGGKKDLLDAAEFERIVSVFARMGIRRVRLTGGEPLIRPDIQEIARRLAAVPGIQHLAITTNASRLESLAAPLREAGVTQLNLSLDTLSPETFRRISKQGDFDALLRGIDAAAAAGFQSLKLNVVVMRGINDGEVPALVDFAHARGITPRFIELMPFGQGTPVPTAELLERLASSGRQLTEEPPEDAASPTSGPARYWRTAGGRVGFISPLTQNFCGGCNRVRVASNGDLRSCLGGRAQAPLHQLIRGGATDAELAMAVRRALGDKPEGHRFTEAGNGATLLPMMGIGG, from the coding sequence ATGATCGCCCCCCTGCCCGCCGCCAATCCGCTCGCCCCTCCGCTGCTCGACGCGCAGGGGCGCTGCATGACGTACCTGCGGCTGAGCATCACGGACCGCTGCAACTTCCGCTGCACCTACTGCTCCCCGGCGTCCTGGGGCGGCAAGAAGGACCTGCTGGACGCGGCGGAGTTCGAGCGCATCGTCTCCGTGTTCGCGCGCATGGGCATCCGCCGCGTGCGCCTCACCGGGGGCGAGCCCCTCATCCGGCCGGACATCCAGGAGATCGCCCGGAGGCTCGCCGCCGTCCCGGGCATCCAGCACCTGGCCATCACCACCAACGCCAGCCGCCTGGAGTCCCTGGCCGCGCCCCTGCGCGAGGCGGGCGTCACCCAGCTCAACCTCAGCCTGGACACGCTGTCGCCGGAGACGTTCCGGCGCATCTCCAAGCAGGGCGACTTCGACGCGCTGCTGCGCGGCATCGACGCGGCGGCGGCGGCGGGCTTCCAGTCGCTGAAGCTCAACGTCGTGGTGATGCGCGGCATCAACGACGGGGAGGTGCCCGCGCTGGTGGACTTCGCGCACGCGCGCGGCATCACCCCGCGCTTCATCGAGCTGATGCCCTTTGGCCAGGGCACGCCGGTGCCCACCGCGGAGCTGCTGGAGCGGCTGGCGTCCAGCGGGCGGCAGCTCACCGAGGAGCCGCCGGAGGACGCCGCTTCGCCCACCTCCGGGCCGGCGCGCTACTGGCGCACGGCGGGCGGACGGGTGGGCTTCATCTCCCCGCTGACCCAGAACTTCTGTGGCGGGTGCAACCGGGTGCGGGTGGCGTCCAACGGGGACCTGCGCAGCTGCCTGGGCGGCCGGGCGCAGGCGCCGCTGCACCAGCTCATCCGGGGCGGGGCCACCGACGCGGAGCTGGCCATGGCCGTGCGCCGCGCGCTGGGGGACAAGCCGGAGGGGCACCGTTTCACGGAGGCCGGAAACGGCGCCACGCTCCTGCCCATGATGGGCATTGGCGGCTGA